A region of Desulfolithobacter dissulfuricans DNA encodes the following proteins:
- the cbiM gene encoding cobalt transporter CbiM, translating to MHISEGVLSAPVLIGGGALTAVGTAIGLKKIDYDRIMSVAILTSAFFVASLIHVPLGPGSVHLVLNGLLGVILGWASFPAILIALLLQAIFFQFGGLVVLGVNTFNMAAPAVLCFYLLRPWLVQPKLRPLAGFAGGFLSILLSSLLMALSLALSDTGFLGTARIVVAAHLPVMIIEGFITMFTVSFLARVQPDIMQLKI from the coding sequence ATGCATATTTCAGAAGGTGTTTTATCGGCACCGGTGTTGATCGGCGGCGGGGCCCTGACCGCGGTGGGAACGGCCATTGGCCTGAAAAAGATCGATTATGACCGGATTATGTCCGTGGCCATTCTGACCTCGGCCTTTTTCGTCGCCTCGCTGATCCACGTGCCCCTGGGGCCGGGTTCCGTCCACCTGGTGCTCAACGGCCTGCTCGGGGTCATCCTGGGCTGGGCCAGTTTTCCGGCCATCCTGATCGCACTCCTGCTCCAGGCCATCTTTTTCCAGTTCGGCGGCCTGGTGGTACTGGGAGTCAACACATTCAACATGGCCGCCCCGGCCGTGCTCTGCTTTTATCTGCTGCGGCCCTGGCTGGTCCAGCCAAAACTCCGGCCTCTGGCCGGATTTGCCGGAGGTTTTCTCTCCATCCTGCTCTCTTCCCTGCTCATGGCCCTGTCACTCGCCCTGAGCGACACCGGCTTCCTGGGCACGGCCAGAATCGTTGTCGCCGCCCATCTGCCGGTCATGATCATCGAGGGATTCATCACCATGTTCACGGTCTCCTTTCTGGCCAGGGTACAACCCGACATCATGCAACTAAAAATATGA
- a CDS encoding PhoX family protein, translating into MKKLFGRSLLVLFTAGVLTGQAGHVDAGQKKSSKIPEFKEVPFPVTDADKRKIMASEEVTVDGKTYRIGYNTILRSGDQAGEGTFGLLMDQSGNPVLNKDGSRHISVDNDFSSLLPVGNKLFMVSHFESRPGAMYLTELGQDQKTGKLKAIKTENIDFSAVGGLWVPCAGSVTPWGTHLGSEEYPNNARATEAAKSMDDIEDYDKPMARYFGLDPYATSTTVVDFRRVFKPYRYGYPVEVAVSEDGKPTVYKHYAMGRVAVELAYVMPDKRTVYISDDGTNVGFFMFVADRPEDLSSGTLYAAKWNQKHSANGGYADLSWINLGHADEDTIHKAVESGISFSDIFAVSEPKGNGTCEQGFTSVHTTTGLECLQIRPGMETIASRLETRRYAAMKGATTEFRKEEGITFDPDHKRLYVAMSQVAKGMEDGKKYDKGGPNHVRLPKNKCGVVYGLDIRPDATIGSEYVAVNMYGVVAGTMHKYPQDSEFANNTCDINSIANPDNITYMAGRDTLIIGEDTGSGHQNDAIWAYNVKTGKLTRIQTTPYGSETTSPYFYPNINGHAYLMSVIQHPYGESDEDKLRDSAEAKAYTGYIGPLPAMD; encoded by the coding sequence ATGAAGAAACTGTTTGGCCGTTCACTGCTGGTATTATTCACTGCCGGAGTTCTCACGGGTCAGGCCGGCCATGTTGATGCCGGGCAGAAAAAAAGCTCGAAAATTCCGGAGTTCAAAGAGGTTCCCTTTCCGGTAACCGATGCAGACAAACGAAAGATCATGGCCAGTGAAGAGGTCACGGTAGACGGAAAAACATACAGGATCGGTTACAATACCATTCTGCGCAGCGGCGACCAGGCCGGCGAAGGCACCTTTGGCCTCCTGATGGACCAGAGCGGCAACCCTGTTCTCAACAAGGATGGCTCCAGACATATTTCCGTGGACAATGACTTCAGCTCCCTGCTTCCGGTGGGCAACAAGCTTTTCATGGTGTCCCATTTTGAAAGCCGTCCCGGCGCCATGTACCTGACCGAACTTGGCCAGGACCAAAAAACCGGCAAGCTGAAAGCGATCAAGACCGAAAACATCGATTTTTCAGCCGTTGGCGGGTTGTGGGTTCCCTGCGCCGGCAGCGTCACCCCCTGGGGAACGCATCTTGGCAGCGAAGAGTATCCCAACAATGCCCGGGCCACGGAAGCGGCAAAATCCATGGACGACATAGAGGATTATGACAAGCCCATGGCCCGCTACTTCGGCCTGGATCCGTATGCAACTTCGACCACTGTGGTTGATTTCCGCAGGGTGTTCAAGCCGTATCGATACGGGTATCCGGTTGAGGTGGCTGTGTCCGAGGATGGCAAACCAACTGTCTACAAACACTATGCCATGGGTCGTGTCGCCGTGGAGCTTGCCTATGTCATGCCGGATAAACGCACTGTCTATATTTCCGATGACGGAACCAATGTCGGTTTTTTCATGTTTGTTGCCGACCGGCCAGAAGATCTTTCCAGCGGTACCCTGTATGCTGCCAAATGGAACCAGAAGCATTCAGCCAACGGTGGATATGCTGACCTGAGCTGGATTAATCTTGGTCATGCCGATGAGGATACCATCCACAAGGCCGTAGAAAGCGGCATTTCCTTTTCCGACATCTTTGCTGTCAGCGAGCCAAAGGGGAATGGAACCTGCGAACAGGGGTTCACCTCCGTACATACCACCACCGGCCTGGAGTGCCTGCAGATCAGGCCGGGCATGGAAACCATTGCCTCCCGGCTCGAGACCCGGCGCTATGCAGCCATGAAAGGGGCAACAACCGAATTCCGGAAAGAAGAAGGCATCACTTTTGATCCTGACCATAAAAGGCTGTACGTCGCCATGAGCCAGGTGGCCAAGGGCATGGAAGACGGGAAAAAATATGACAAGGGCGGACCAAACCATGTCCGGCTGCCCAAAAACAAGTGCGGGGTGGTCTATGGCCTGGATATCAGGCCTGATGCCACAATCGGCAGTGAGTATGTGGCTGTTAACATGTACGGGGTGGTTGCAGGCACCATGCATAAATATCCGCAGGACAGCGAATTTGCAAACAACACCTGCGATATCAACTCCATAGCCAATCCGGACAACATCACCTACATGGCTGGCCGTGACACCCTGATCATTGGCGAGGACACCGGCTCCGGACATCAGAACGACGCCATCTGGGCCTACAATGTCAAAACCGGCAAGTTGACCCGGATTCAGACCACGCCCTATGGTTCGGAAACAACTTCCCCATACTTTTACCCCAACATCAACGGTCACGCGTACCTGATGAGCGTTATCCAGCACCCGTATGGGGAATCGGATGAAGACAAGCTCCGGGATTCCGCCGAGGCAAAGGCCTACACCGGCTACATCGGACCTCTGCCGGCCATGGATTAA
- the nikR gene encoding nickel-responsive transcriptional regulator NikR: protein MLRRFSISLEESLLDKFDRYIQARQYDNRSEAIRDLIRKALVKKEWQADKQVMGVITLVYDHHQPKLQEKVTEAQHDFHHHIVSSTHVHMDHNNCMEVIIVRGKAGEVQELADRLIALRGVRDGNLTMSSTGKALR from the coding sequence ATGCTGAGACGATTCTCCATATCCCTTGAAGAAAGTCTGCTGGACAAGTTCGATCGCTATATCCAGGCACGCCAGTATGACAACCGCTCCGAAGCGATTCGGGACCTGATCAGGAAAGCCCTGGTCAAGAAGGAATGGCAGGCGGACAAGCAGGTCATGGGGGTCATAACCCTGGTGTACGATCACCACCAGCCGAAGTTGCAGGAAAAGGTGACCGAAGCCCAGCATGATTTCCATCATCATATCGTTTCATCCACCCATGTTCACATGGACCACAACAACTGCATGGAAGTTATTATTGTCCGTGGCAAGGCAGGAGAGGTGCAGGAACTGGCAGACCGGCTCATCGCCCTGCGCGGGGTGCGGGACGGCAACCTGACCATGAGCAGCACCGGAAAAGCTCTCCGGTAA
- a CDS encoding MotA/TolQ/ExbB proton channel family protein codes for MRIYELMHQGGPVMWPLLACSIIVLTVILERLLFWIGIERRRNRTLMDEILRLAEKRDWERIGKKISGSEDYVIRVLTVGILHREYDMAKAMEAEARHMVKKMSRFMTVLDTMITVAPLLGIFGTVLGIISSFKMLGTGGMADPKLVTGGIAQALITTAAGLAISIITVFPYNYFKSRIEHAIHIMEKYATNLVVVYEKSR; via the coding sequence ATGCGAATTTATGAACTCATGCATCAGGGCGGGCCGGTGATGTGGCCGCTCTTGGCCTGCTCCATCATTGTGCTCACGGTGATTCTTGAAAGGCTTTTGTTCTGGATCGGAATTGAGCGCAGACGGAACCGGACCCTGATGGACGAGATCCTGCGCCTGGCGGAAAAGAGGGACTGGGAGCGGATCGGAAAAAAGATCAGCGGCAGCGAGGATTATGTGATCCGGGTGCTTACGGTGGGTATCCTCCATCGGGAGTATGACATGGCCAAGGCCATGGAGGCCGAGGCCCGACACATGGTGAAAAAAATGTCACGCTTTATGACCGTACTCGACACCATGATCACCGTGGCCCCGCTTCTCGGCATCTTCGGCACCGTGCTCGGCATTATCTCCTCGTTCAAGATGCTTGGCACTGGCGGGATGGCCGATCCGAAACTGGTCACAGGAGGCATTGCCCAGGCACTCATCACCACCGCTGCAGGGCTTGCAATTTCCATCATCACCGTGTTCCCCTACAATTATTTCAAAAGCCGTATCGAACACGCCATCCACATTATGGAAAAATATGCCACCAATCTGGTGGTGGTGTATGAAAAATCCCGGTAA
- the pyk gene encoding pyruvate kinase has translation MQQEFRKTKIVCTIGPATASLEALKELIRAGMNVARLNFSHGNHKEHRETIRKIRQAAREEGRPVGILQDLAGPKIRLGQVDKRHLTAGEEVILTSGETATGDALPVNYPYLCEDLSEGESILMADGRVELLVLEVQDDHIRARVVNGGMIAANKGVNLPASDLRIPAFTEKDREDLEFGLAEGVDFVAMSFVRHEKDLEPLLQRTAGNSTRPLLIAKIEKPQAVDRLGPIIAAVDGVMVARGDLGVEMPLEDVPLIQKKIIFQARTAGKVVITATQMLGSMVENPRPSRAEVTDVANAILDGTDAVMLSEETAVGNYPVQAVTVLDRVAISTEASLDPRRFLKDDITENLPLSIAAVSRAAAWMANDLKADLIVAATTGGSTARVMSRLRLPIPIIGLTADPKILRQFCLSYGVIPALVPAYDDFDEMLWQVNRYLKNEALARRGNRIILTAGTPLDVPGTTNLIKVLEID, from the coding sequence ATGCAGCAGGAATTTCGCAAGACCAAAATCGTGTGCACCATAGGCCCGGCCACGGCGTCCCTGGAGGCGCTCAAGGAGTTGATCCGGGCGGGGATGAATGTGGCACGCCTCAATTTTTCCCATGGAAACCATAAGGAACACCGTGAAACCATAAGAAAAATTCGACAGGCAGCCAGAGAAGAAGGGCGCCCGGTGGGCATTCTTCAGGATCTGGCAGGTCCAAAAATTCGCCTGGGCCAGGTGGACAAACGGCACCTGACTGCCGGTGAGGAGGTGATACTGACCAGCGGCGAGACAGCGACAGGTGATGCACTGCCGGTGAATTATCCATATCTGTGTGAGGATCTTTCCGAAGGTGAGAGTATTTTGATGGCCGATGGCCGGGTCGAGCTTCTGGTGCTTGAAGTACAGGATGACCATATTCGCGCCAGGGTCGTCAATGGCGGCATGATTGCGGCCAACAAGGGCGTCAATCTGCCTGCCAGTGATCTGAGAATTCCTGCGTTTACCGAAAAGGATCGGGAAGACCTTGAATTCGGACTTGCTGAAGGGGTGGATTTTGTGGCCATGTCTTTTGTCCGGCATGAAAAGGACCTGGAACCATTGCTGCAGAGAACAGCCGGGAACAGTACCCGACCGCTGCTCATTGCCAAGATAGAAAAACCCCAGGCGGTCGACCGGCTGGGACCTATTATCGCTGCAGTGGACGGAGTGATGGTGGCCAGGGGAGATCTGGGCGTGGAAATGCCCCTTGAAGACGTTCCACTGATCCAGAAAAAGATCATTTTTCAGGCCAGAACTGCGGGAAAAGTCGTCATAACAGCCACCCAGATGTTAGGCTCCATGGTGGAAAATCCCAGACCCAGCCGGGCGGAAGTCACCGATGTCGCTAATGCTATTCTGGATGGGACCGACGCGGTCATGCTCAGTGAAGAAACAGCCGTGGGTAATTATCCGGTGCAGGCAGTGACCGTCCTGGACCGCGTTGCGATCAGCACCGAGGCAAGCCTTGATCCCAGGCGATTTCTAAAAGATGATATCACTGAAAACCTGCCATTGTCCATTGCCGCTGTCAGCCGGGCAGCCGCGTGGATGGCCAATGATCTGAAAGCGGATCTTATCGTAGCCGCCACCACAGGTGGCTCCACGGCCCGCGTGATGTCGCGCCTGCGACTGCCAATACCCATTATCGGCCTGACCGCCGACCCGAAAATACTGAGACAGTTCTGTCTTTCCTACGGTGTGATCCCGGCCCTGGTTCCAGCGTATGACGATTTTGACGAAATGCTCTGGCAGGTGAACCGCTACCTGAAAAATGAAGCTCTTGCCCGGAGAGGAAATCGGATAATTCTCACCGCCGGTACGCCTTTGGACGTTCCCGGAACCACCAACCTGATCAAAGTTCTGGAGATTGATTAA